Proteins encoded in a region of the Prunus persica cultivar Lovell chromosome G4, Prunus_persica_NCBIv2, whole genome shotgun sequence genome:
- the LOC18778795 gene encoding putative methyltransferase DDB_G0268948 encodes MAGLFDKQAEVYLDGRPTYPKEWYSKLAALTPHHTLAWDVGTGNGQAAISVAEHYELVIGTDVSESQLQHAIPHPRVRYAHTALNITDEEVIALLGGEDSVDLVTVATAVHWFDLPKFYNLVSRLLKKPGGVLAVWTYSGIEVSPTFDPVMKRFHDTTLPFQDNRAQYAFDGYKTLPFPFQSLTGFGCEGNPLPLAVPAKLSFEGVLKFLKSWSAVTTAKDQGVDLLPEKVVKEFEAAWGDSKLVKSVSYKAFMLAGKVRL; translated from the exons ATGGCAGGTTTGTTTGACAAGCAAGCAGAGGTGTACTTGGATGGAAGGCCAACTTATCCCAAGGAATGGTATTCCAAGTTAGCAGCTCTCACCCCTCACCACACTCTGGCCTGGGATGTTGGAACAGGCAATGGCCAAGCCGCCATAAGT GTTGCCGAGCACTATGAACTAGTGATCGGAACCGATGTGAGTGAATCCCAGCTGCAGCATGCAATACCGCATCCTCGGGTTCGATATGCCCACACGGCATTGAACATTACAGACGAGGAAGTAATAGCCTTGTTAGGTGGTGAAGATTCAGTTGACTTGGTGACTGTGGCTACAGCTGTGCACTGGTTCGACCTACCAAAGTTTTACAATCTTGTTTCACGTCTTTTGAAAAAGCCAGGAGGTGTATTGGCTGTTTGGACTTACAGTGGCATTGAAGTAAGTCCAACATTTGATCCTGTTATGAAGCGATTTCATGACACAACACTTCCCTTTCAGGACAATAGAGCTCAGTATGCGTTTGATGGCTATAAGACActtccatttccttttcaaaGTCTTACGGGTTTCGGATGCGAAGGGAACCCGTTGCCACTGGCCGTTCCAGCGAAGCTGTCATTTGAAGGGGTTTTGAAGTTTCTGAAGTCATGGTCTGCAGTCACTACAGCCAAGGACCAAGGTGTGGATTTGTTACCTGAAAAGGTGGTTAAAGAGTTTGAAGCTGCTTGGGGTGATTCTAAATTGGTCAAGTCTGTCAGCTACAAGGCTTTTATGCTTGCTGGAAAAGTTAGGCTTTGA
- the LOC18779869 gene encoding F-box/LRR-repeat protein At4g14103: protein MDSNSKSMCPKARTEDRISALPDAIISHILSFLPTSDAVTTCFLSNRWKNMWTLVPTVELIVLSTAWDSGGTAAYVDRYLLFRGSSNIHKFHLCCVDLDGIVGRINGWICTALRRNVVELHLEFDERDDSHEFLVLPQDLFVCKTLETLKLSLGEHVTAVAPPTSNCFPRLKSLHITFDFPKYVEQIEKLFSCCPALEDLVVDGDLGWLEENQVLNVTISAPKLKRLKIYLFAHAMTLGENKIFVNADVPSLEDLDLTENFLASYCLKGAKSLTNAKIDFSVMREEDEGHPADVLADVDRVQRLFAEISNVKHLSLVVPVLGDPHIEYQCSLPTFNHLNQLELNHLACCSWKSLTNMLKITPNLENLLFAVNIKCDAAHDEDELEHKWSPPELVPVCLSSCLKTICISGFKGGSDEMEMVEYLLEHGQLLNELKILTFDMEFDDALEVLMEIILFPRASNTCEIQCFN, encoded by the exons ATGGATTCGAACTCAAAGTCAATGTGTCCCAAAGCACGCACTGAAGATAGGATCAGTGCATTGCCAGATGCAATCATTTCCCACAttctttccttccttccaACATCAGATGCTGTAACGACCTGCTTTTTATCAAATCGATGGAAGAATATGTGGACTCTTGTTCCCACTGTAGAGCTAATTGTGTTGTCAACTGCATGGGATTCAGGTGGTACTGCAGCGTATGTGGATCGATACCTTCTCTTTCGCGGATCATCAAACATTCACAAATTTCATCTTTGCTGTGTCGATCTCGACGGCATAGTTGGTCGTATCAATGGATGGATTTGCACTGCCCTTAGGCGTAATGTTGTTGAGCTCCACCTTGAGTTTGATGAGAGGGACGATTCACACGAATTTCTTGTGTTGCCTCAAGATCTTTTCGTGTGCAAGACTTTGGAGACTTTGAAGCTGAGTCTGGGAGAGCATGTTACTGCCGTTGCTCCTCCCACATCAAACTGTTTCCCAAGGCTCAAGTCCCTCCACATTACATTCGATTTTCCAAAATATGTCGAGCAAATCGAGAAGCTCTTTTCCTGCTGCCCTGCGCTCGAAGATTTGGTTGTAGATGGAGATCTTGGATGGCTTGAAGAGAATCAAGTTTTGAATGTAACGATCTCCGCACCGAAACTAAAAAgactaaaaatatatttgtttgcTCATGCTATGACACTAGGGGAGAACAAGATTTTTGTTAACGCGGATGTTCCAAGTCTTGAAGACTTGGATCTCACGGAGAACTTCTTGGCGAGCTATTGTTTGAAGGGTGCAAAATCCTTGACCAACGCCAAGATTGATTTCAGTGTAATGCGTGAGGAGGATGAAGGCCACCCTGCCGATGTCCTTGCTGATGTTGATCGTGTGCAGAGGCTTTTTGCAGAAATCAGCAATGTTAAACATCTGTCACTTGTAGTTCCAGTTTTGGGG GATCCTCACATCGAATATCAATGTTCTTTGCCAACATTCAATCATTTGAACCAGTTGGAGCTAAATCACTTAGCATGCTGCTCATGGAAATCACTGACAAACATGCTCAAGATAACGCCCAATTTGGAAAATCTTCTCTTTGCAGTT AACATTAAATGCGATGCTGCTCATGACGAAGATGAGTTGGAACATAAATGGTCTCCACCCGAGCTTGTGCCTGTTTGTTTGTCTTCATGCCTCAAGACGATTTGCATATCGGGATTCAAGGGAGGGTCAGATGAGATGGAGATGGTAGAGTATTTGTTGGAGCACGGCCAGCTCCTCAatgagttgaaaattttgacttttgataTGGAGTTTGATGACGCGTTAGAGGTATTGATGGAAATTATATTGTTCCCAAGGGCTTCAAACACTTGTGAAATTCAATGTTTCAATTGA
- the LOC18780119 gene encoding F-box/LRR-repeat protein At4g14103 — translation MASNSKPHQACIDEDRISGLPDEVLCHILSFLYTITAVKTCVLSHRWKNLWASVPNLKLLICSPKSDSTCSPGFVDRVLSSRGSSRIHRFHLNLYGAHKYFSHVDEWICTAITRNVVELHLLLFPNPWQRYELPSTLFMCKTLVILKLMLQFDIVAIPPNSDCFPNLKFLHVSVCFPDADSMKKLFSCCPALEDLIIDGNVEKIPGEADSVLRLNVSAPKLKILQISLMGSWMRNVSITVNAPQLETLDLMENFFATYSLKNAKSLSKAKVDVQVYRRYHADPGIDYAHRTHRLFAGIINVKSLSLAAPILTNPCLEFQGPLPKFYNLNHLEVRLKTCSSWKSLTKLLEISPNLENLVFENNIECHADHDKNDQWCQPETLPICLFSSLKTVCVRGFRWHSDEMEAVKYMLKHGEALNKVTVYARNISAEKQMEWQQEFVDFPRVSKTCQIELVQLIDRGF, via the exons ATGGCTTCGAACTCAAAGCCTCATCAAGCATGCATTGATGAAGACAGGATCAGTGGATTACCGGATGAAGTTCTTTGCCACATTCTTTCCTTCCTTTACACAATCACAGCTGTAAAAACCTGCGTCTTATCACACAGATGGAAGAATTTGTGGGCTTCTGTTCCCAATCTAAAGTTGCTTATATGTTCACCAAAATCTGACTCCACATGTAGTCCAGGATTTGTGGATCGAGTACTTTCATCTCGTGGCTCGTCAAGAATTCATCGGTTCCATCTTAATTTGTATGGGGCAcacaaatatttttctcatGTTGATGAGTGGATTTGCACTGCCATTACGCGTAATGTCGTCGAACTCCATCTTTTGTTGTTCCCAAATCCATGGCAGCGTTATGAGTTGCCTAGCACCCTTTTCATGTGCAAGACGCTGGTGATTTTGAAGTTGATGCTGCAGTTCGATATCGTTGCCATTCCACCGAACTCGGATTGTTTCCCAAATCTCAAGTTCCTCCACGTTTCAGTCTGCTTTCCGGATGCGGACTCAATGAAGAAGCTTTTTTCTTGTTGCCCTGCACTTGAAGATTTGATTATAGATGGAAATGTTGAGAAAATCCCCGGAGAAGCTGATTCGGTCTTGAGATTAAATGTTTCTGCACCCAAACTAAAAATACTACAAATAAGTTTGATGGGCAGTTGGATGAGGAATGTTTCTATCACAGTCAATGCTCCACAGCTTGAAACGTTGGATCtcatggagaatttttttGCCACCTATTCTTTGAAGAATGCAAAATCCCTAAGCAAAGCCAAGGTTGATGTCCAAGTGTATAGGAGATATCACGCTGATCCTGGCATTGATTATGCTCATCGCACGCATAGGCTTTTTGCAGGAATTATCAATGTTAAATCTCTGTCTCTTGCAGCTCCCATTTTGACA AATCCTTGCCTCGAATTTCAAGGTCCGCTGCCTAAGTTCTATAATTTGAACCACTTGGAGGTACGTCTTAAAACCTGCTCCTCCTGGAAATCACTGACGAAGTTGCTCGAGATATCACCCAATCTGGAGAATCTTGTCTTTGAAAAT AACATCGAGTGTCATGCCGATCATGACAAGAATGATCAATGGTGTCAACCAGAGACTCTGCCTATTTGTTTGTTCTCAAGCCTCAAGACTGTTTGCGTACGGGGATTCAGATGGCACTCAGACGAAATGGAAGCGGTGAAGTACATGCTGAAGCACGGTGAAGCTCTGAACAAAGTGACAGTTTATGCTAGAAATATCTCAGCAGAAAAACAGATGGAGTGGCAGCAGGAGTTTGTAGATTTCCCAAGGGTTTCAAAGACTTGCCAAATTGAACTTGTGCAACTCATAGATAGGGGTTTTTAG
- the LOC18779077 gene encoding FBD-associated F-box protein At4g10400 — MEDRISGLPDELLCHILSFLYTKEAAKTSILSHRWKNVLTSVSSFDFCVQSPNMVSDRCAGFVDRVLALGGSSYIHRLRLECANIEDYFSRIDAWICTAISRKVVELDLCLLSYSRQSSFELPRSLFMCDTLEVLRLRVKSNLITKPPTSNCFPSLKFMHVTLYRPFYDSTLYRTFYDSTRNLFSCCPVLEDLIIDGFVHHKPAFLFNVFAPKLKRLEINLYVILDRKCNHPNGWNLEDKFWKNAESLSKAKIALRVPATGYPGDVYLWLLLHYADQLSRLLAGINKVTYLSFAAPISEGPDVIHRYRLPKFHNLNHLKLHLQTCCAWKSLTKWLDVSPKLEHLVFKKNIQWCWKHAEGYLVAHKWRPPESVPVCLLSSLKTICIRGFCGRPYEMEVAKYLLKHGEVLTKVAIFYTNDLGVAEEMRVWQELSKFPRGSKTCQVELLELKS; from the exons ATGGAAGATCGGATCAGTGGATTGCCAGATGAACTTCTTTGCCACATACTTTCTTTCCTTTACACAAAGGAAGCTGCAAAGACCAGCATTTTATCACACAGATGGAAAAATGTGTTGACTTCTGTTTCTAGCTTTGACTTCTGTGTTCAGTCACCAAATATGGTCTCAGATCGTTGCGCGGGGTTCGTGGATCGAGTACTTGCCCTTGGTGGCTCCTCATACATTCATAGATTGCGGCTCGAATGTGCTAATATCGAGGATTATTTTTCCCGGATTGATGCTTGGATTTGCACTGCTATTTCACGTAAAGTTGTGGAACTTGATCTTTGCTTGCTCTCGTATTCGCGCCAGAGTAGTTTTGAGTTGCCTAGAAGCCTTTTCATGTGCGACACATTGGAGGTTTTGAGACTGAGggtgaaatcaaatcttaTTACCAAGCCTCCAACCTCAAATTGTTTCCCTAGTCTCAAGTTTATGCATGTCACACTCTACCGTCCTTTTTATGACTCAACACTCTACCGTACTTTTTATGACTCAACTCGGAACCTCTTTTCTTGTTGTCCTGTACTTGAAGATTTGATTATAGATGGATTTGTTCACCATAAACCAGCTTTTCTATTTAATGTCTTTGCGCCTAAACTGAAAAGACTAGAAATAAATTTGTATGTCATTCTGGACAGAAAATGTAATCATCCTAATGGTTGGAATCTGGAGGATAAATTTTGGAAGAATGCAGAATCCCTCAGCAAAGCGAAAATCGCTCTCCGAGTGCCTGCAACGGGTTACCCTGGAGATGTTTACTTATGGCTATTGCTTCATTATGCTGATCAATTAAGTAGGCTTTTAGCAGGAATTAACAAGGTTACATATTTGTCATTTGCAGCTCCAATTTCGGAG GGTCCTGACGTTATACATCGATATCGTCTGCCTAAGTTTCATAATTTGAACCACTTGAAGCTACATCTTCAAACTTGCTGTGCTTGGAAGTCATTGACAAAGTGGCTCGACGTGTCCCCCAAGCTGGAACATCTGGTGTTTAAAAAG AACATACAGTGGTGCTGGAAACATGCTGAGGGTTATCTAGTAGCACATAAATGGCGTCCACCAGAATCTGTGCCTGTTTGCTTGTTGTCCAGCCTCAAAACTATTTGCATACGGGGATTCTGCGGGCGGCCGTACGAGATGGAGGTGGCAAAGTATTTGCTGAAGCACGGCGAGGTTTTGACTAAGGTGGCAATTTTTTATACCAATGATTTGGGTGTAGCAGAAGAGATGAGGGTATGGCAGGAACTTTCGAAGTTCCCAAGGGGTTCAAAGACTTGCCAAGTTGAACTTTTGGAACTCAAGTCCTAG